In a single window of the Halomicroarcula saliterrae genome:
- the gatB gene encoding Asp-tRNA(Asn)/Glu-tRNA(Gln) amidotransferase subunit GatB: MTAQAAESRELAAVIGLEVHVQLETETKIFCGCSTEPSEEPNTNTCPVCLGLPGALPVVNEGAVEAAVKVGKAIDADIPEETTFHRKNYYYPDLPKNFQITQYDAPICAEGELEFAVEGERRAVDIRRAHLEEDPGSIKHVRDGSGPLESRTTSIERADYTLIDYNRAGTPLMEIVTEPDFRAPGEVRAFLEKLEEVLEYLGVFDATRDGSLRIDANLSMVDADEVGDDGHIDESVLEDANRTEVKNISSHKGAEKALAFEESRQRKLVQSGRAVEQETRHFNETHGNTVSMRSKEEEKDYRYFREADIPPLQVAGWKDEIAIPELPDARRERFVAEYGLSDEAASKLTSTKQVADFFENVAEAFDADLASTWVADNLLGELNYRDMSVTDIDDRFEAVTRLVELVDEDEITAKNAHETVLREMLDEGEDPDTVVEREGLGKTSGDEVQDAVAEAIDENPDAVEDYYDGEDGALNFLVGQVMQKTGGSADPGDVNGLLREELAEE; this comes from the coding sequence ATGACTGCACAAGCCGCCGAGTCCCGCGAACTCGCGGCCGTCATCGGGCTGGAGGTCCACGTCCAGCTAGAGACGGAGACGAAGATCTTCTGTGGCTGTTCGACCGAGCCGAGCGAGGAACCCAACACCAACACCTGTCCGGTCTGTCTGGGCCTGCCCGGCGCCCTGCCCGTGGTAAACGAGGGCGCCGTCGAGGCCGCGGTCAAGGTCGGGAAAGCGATCGACGCCGACATCCCCGAGGAGACCACCTTCCACCGGAAGAACTACTACTACCCCGACCTCCCCAAGAACTTCCAGATAACCCAGTACGACGCCCCCATCTGCGCCGAGGGCGAACTGGAGTTCGCCGTCGAGGGGGAGCGACGCGCGGTCGACATCCGCCGCGCCCACCTGGAGGAAGACCCCGGCTCCATCAAACACGTCCGGGACGGCAGCGGGCCACTCGAGTCCCGGACCACCTCCATCGAGCGGGCCGACTACACGCTGATAGACTACAACCGCGCGGGGACGCCCCTGATGGAGATCGTCACCGAGCCGGATTTCCGTGCCCCGGGCGAGGTCCGCGCGTTCCTCGAAAAGCTGGAGGAAGTACTGGAGTATCTCGGTGTCTTCGACGCCACCCGCGACGGGAGCCTCCGCATCGACGCGAACCTCTCGATGGTCGACGCCGACGAGGTGGGCGACGACGGCCACATCGACGAGTCGGTCCTCGAAGACGCCAACCGCACCGAGGTCAAGAACATCTCCAGTCACAAGGGCGCCGAGAAGGCCCTCGCCTTCGAGGAGTCGCGCCAGCGCAAGCTCGTCCAGTCGGGCCGCGCGGTCGAGCAGGAGACCCGCCACTTCAACGAGACGCACGGCAACACCGTCTCGATGCGGTCGAAGGAGGAGGAGAAGGACTACCGCTACTTCCGCGAGGCCGACATCCCGCCGCTGCAGGTCGCCGGGTGGAAGGACGAAATCGCCATCCCGGAACTGCCCGACGCCCGCCGCGAGCGGTTCGTGGCGGAGTACGGCCTCAGCGACGAGGCGGCCTCGAAACTGACGAGCACGAAGCAGGTCGCGGACTTCTTCGAGAACGTCGCCGAGGCGTTCGACGCCGACCTCGCCTCGACGTGGGTCGCCGACAACCTGCTCGGCGAACTGAACTACCGGGACATGTCCGTCACCGATATCGACGACCGCTTCGAGGCGGTCACCCGTCTCGTGGAACTCGTCGACGAGGACGAGATAACCGCCAAGAACGCCCACGAGACTGTCCTCCGGGAGATGCTGGACGAGGGCGAGGACCCCGACACCGTCGTCGAGCGCGAGGGGCTGGGCAAGACCTCCGGCGACGAAGTGCAGGACGCGGTCGCGGAGGCCATCGACGAGAACCCCGACGCCGTCGAGGACTACTACGACGGCGAGGACGGCGCACTTAACTTCCTCGTCGGTCAGGTGATGCAGAAGACGGGCGGGAGCGCGGACCCCGGTGACGTGAACGGGCTGCTCCGCGAGGAACTGGCGGAGGAGTAG
- a CDS encoding GNAT family N-acetyltransferase — protein MELTSVAAGRADGRLATEVCTDDAAWDAFVDANDGPAYALSGWREAVDAYGHDRWQLVARDTERDELVAALPLYHVESRLFGSKLLSPAFAERGAVVVGEGAAEQAVELLLDQTIQLADRLDVDSVSLRGAQVAGTDEFVEKNRYVTFQIDTAAGADAVWDGIKDSRQRQVEQAGDDDSLRFSTGSSLDDLREYYGLYLESMRGHGSPPHSFEFFERLWESLYPNGQLRLSTVHRDGSLINGMIDLAVGDTVYQWGVVSDYEYRDLNGGSFLLWKSLDWAAQQGYDTYEFGRTREGSGVYMFKKSFGGSKTWYDDLHYFPGGSETLQDPEDDKYDRAKDIWKRLPLPVTRLVGPQVRKRIGL, from the coding sequence ATGGAACTGACGAGCGTGGCGGCGGGCCGCGCGGACGGCCGGCTCGCCACCGAGGTGTGTACGGACGACGCGGCGTGGGATGCGTTCGTCGACGCGAACGACGGCCCCGCCTACGCCCTGAGCGGGTGGCGCGAGGCCGTCGACGCCTACGGGCACGACCGCTGGCAGCTCGTGGCCCGCGACACCGAACGCGACGAACTGGTCGCCGCGCTCCCGCTGTATCACGTCGAGAGCCGTCTGTTCGGGTCGAAACTGCTGTCGCCCGCCTTCGCCGAACGGGGCGCGGTCGTCGTCGGCGAGGGCGCCGCCGAACAGGCGGTCGAACTGCTCCTCGACCAGACGATCCAGCTGGCCGACCGCCTCGACGTCGACAGTGTCAGCCTCCGGGGCGCACAGGTGGCCGGGACCGACGAGTTCGTCGAGAAGAACCGGTACGTCACGTTCCAGATAGACACGGCGGCGGGCGCCGACGCAGTCTGGGACGGCATCAAGGACAGTCGACAGCGACAGGTCGAGCAGGCCGGCGACGACGACTCGCTGCGGTTCTCGACCGGCAGCTCTCTCGACGACCTCAGGGAGTACTACGGGCTCTACCTCGAATCGATGCGAGGCCACGGGAGCCCGCCCCACTCGTTCGAGTTCTTCGAGCGGCTCTGGGAGTCGCTGTATCCGAACGGACAGCTCCGGTTGAGCACCGTCCACCGCGACGGCTCGCTCATCAACGGGATGATCGACCTCGCGGTCGGCGACACGGTCTACCAGTGGGGGGTCGTCAGCGACTACGAGTACCGCGACCTGAACGGCGGCAGCTTCCTGCTCTGGAAATCGCTCGACTGGGCCGCCCAGCAGGGGTACGACACCTACGAGTTCGGCCGAACGCGGGAAGGCTCGGGCGTCTACATGTTCAAGAAGAGCTTCGGCGGGTCGAAGACGTGGTACGACGACCTGCACTACTTCCCCGGGGGCAGCGAGACGCTGCAGGACCCCGAGGACGACAAGTACGACCGCGCGAAGGACATCTGGAAGCGCCTCCCGCTGCCAGTCACGCGGCTGGTCGGCCCGCAGGTGCGAAAGCGAATCGGCCTCTGA
- a CDS encoding DUF7518 family protein, producing MCGNRVEELETRVQELEASVEGLTDELVECKVRIRELENTVDEQNGFSRSPPEQAGEKPATQQADETTDAASTADEEQTTESEILVPESGTSNTEAPEEADNTADPEAESETEEDSGSDIIVA from the coding sequence ATGTGTGGTAACCGCGTCGAGGAGCTGGAAACGCGCGTCCAAGAACTCGAAGCCTCCGTCGAGGGGCTCACTGACGAACTCGTCGAGTGCAAGGTGCGCATTCGCGAACTCGAAAACACCGTCGACGAGCAGAACGGCTTCAGCCGGTCGCCGCCCGAGCAGGCCGGCGAGAAACCGGCGACCCAGCAGGCCGACGAGACGACCGACGCGGCGTCCACGGCCGACGAGGAGCAGACGACCGAGAGCGAGATTCTGGTCCCCGAATCCGGTACATCTAACACCGAGGCTCCCGAGGAAGCTGACAACACGGCCGATCCCGAGGCGGAGTCCGAGACCGAGGAGGACTCGGGCTCCGACATCATCGTCGCCTGA
- the smc gene encoding chromosome segregation protein SMC, which translates to MHIKELVLDNFKSFGRKTRIPFYEDFTTISGPNGSGKSNIIDAVLFALGLARTSGIRAEKLTDLIYNPGHADEDVELAGEREASVEVILANDDRTVERAQVVNAAGTEDVGDVDEISIKRRVKETEDNYYSYYYINGRSVNLSDIQNLLAQAGVTPEGYNVVMQGDVTEIINMTSGSRREIIDEIAGVAQFDAKKADAFEELEVVQERIDEAELRIEEKQDRLDQLEDERETALQYQELREQKEEYEGYRKAAELEDKREALDATEDAIDELESELAALQEELDSRQGKVVRLEDELHELNNEIERKGEDEQLAIKRDIEEIKGDISRLEDKIASAEAAVEDAENERRQAFVQIDRKQETIDELESDIRETKVEKSNVKADIAGKESELADVQGRIDDIGEEFEEIKDELESRRETLEAKKSERNDLQREQDRLLDEARRRSNEEDEKRTEIEAIEAEIPALEADVEDLEAELEKARKNKATIGEVVDDLRAEKRELQSDLDSLEDEISAKQQEYAELEAKAGQDGDSSYGRAVTAILNAGREGVHGTVGQLGGVDAEYATACETAAGGRLAHVVVDDDGVGQSCIEYLKSRSAGRATFLPITQMGNRSLPSLPNEAGVVDFAYNLVDFDPEYAGIFSYVLGDTVIVEDMATARDLMGNYRMVTLEGDLVEKSGAMTGGSSSGTRYSFSGGAGQLERVATRITELEDERADVRSDLRDVEERLDDARDRESDATEQVRDIENDIEQTEGELASKRDRIETLEAAIEEISDDREAVADEMDELEADIETANEAIADIEADIEELESEVQDSELPALTDEREAIRDDIDALESREDDLDAKLNELQLEKQYAEDAIEELHDDIEATQNRKAEKEERIAELETRVAEKRERKAEKEASVADLEEELAELKGEREELREELQSAKEARDEQQSLVTDVERDLEDEREDRDRLDWEIDELEAQVGDYDPEDVPDHDTVESEIERLTGEMEALEPVNMRAIEEYDRVADDLADLEEKKGTLVEEADGIRERIDSYEQKKKATFMASFDEINEQFQDIFERLSNGTGHLHLEDEDDPFEGGLTMKAQPGDKPIQRLAAMSGGEKSLTALAFIFAIQRHNPAPFYALDEVDAFLDAKNADLVGELVDELAGDAQFVVVSHRSALLERSERAIGVMMQGDNVSAVTGIDLSGDGPDEEDEVVADD; encoded by the coding sequence ATGCATATCAAAGAGCTCGTCCTCGACAACTTCAAGAGCTTCGGGCGGAAGACCCGAATCCCGTTCTACGAGGATTTTACCACGATTTCGGGCCCGAACGGCTCGGGCAAGTCCAACATCATCGACGCCGTTCTCTTCGCGCTCGGACTCGCCAGGACCTCCGGTATCCGCGCCGAGAAGCTGACCGACCTCATCTACAACCCGGGCCACGCCGACGAGGACGTGGAGCTCGCCGGCGAGCGCGAGGCCAGCGTCGAGGTCATTCTCGCCAACGACGACCGGACGGTCGAGCGGGCCCAGGTCGTCAACGCCGCCGGGACCGAGGACGTCGGCGACGTCGACGAGATATCTATCAAGCGCCGGGTCAAGGAGACCGAGGACAACTACTACTCCTACTACTACATCAACGGTCGCTCGGTCAACCTCTCGGACATCCAGAACCTGCTCGCACAGGCCGGGGTGACCCCGGAGGGGTACAACGTCGTCATGCAGGGCGACGTGACCGAGATCATCAACATGACCTCGGGCTCGCGCCGGGAGATAATCGACGAAATCGCTGGCGTCGCGCAGTTCGACGCGAAGAAGGCGGACGCCTTCGAGGAGCTCGAGGTCGTACAGGAGCGAATCGACGAGGCGGAGCTCCGTATCGAGGAGAAACAGGACCGGCTCGACCAGCTCGAAGACGAACGCGAGACCGCTCTCCAGTACCAGGAGCTGCGCGAACAGAAAGAGGAGTACGAGGGGTATCGGAAGGCCGCCGAACTCGAAGACAAACGCGAGGCGCTCGACGCGACCGAGGACGCCATCGACGAGCTCGAAAGCGAGCTGGCGGCGCTCCAGGAGGAGCTCGATAGCCGGCAGGGCAAGGTCGTCCGACTGGAGGACGAACTCCACGAGCTCAACAACGAGATAGAGCGCAAAGGCGAGGACGAACAGCTCGCCATCAAACGCGACATAGAGGAGATAAAGGGCGACATCTCGCGGCTGGAAGACAAGATCGCCAGCGCCGAGGCGGCCGTCGAGGACGCCGAGAACGAGCGCCGACAGGCGTTCGTCCAGATAGACCGCAAACAGGAGACCATCGACGAACTGGAGAGCGACATCCGCGAGACGAAAGTCGAGAAGTCGAACGTCAAAGCGGATATCGCGGGCAAGGAGAGCGAGCTGGCCGACGTCCAGGGGCGCATCGACGACATCGGCGAGGAGTTCGAGGAGATAAAGGACGAACTCGAGAGCAGACGCGAGACGCTCGAAGCGAAGAAGAGCGAGCGAAACGACCTCCAGCGCGAGCAGGACCGACTGCTGGACGAGGCCCGTCGCCGGTCCAACGAGGAAGACGAGAAGCGCACCGAAATCGAGGCTATCGAGGCCGAGATTCCGGCCCTCGAAGCCGACGTCGAGGACCTGGAGGCGGAACTGGAGAAAGCACGGAAGAACAAAGCCACTATCGGCGAGGTGGTCGACGACCTGCGGGCCGAGAAGCGCGAGCTCCAGTCCGACCTCGATTCCCTGGAAGACGAGATAAGCGCCAAACAGCAGGAGTACGCCGAGCTCGAAGCGAAGGCGGGCCAGGACGGGGACTCCTCGTACGGGCGCGCGGTGACGGCCATCCTGAACGCGGGCCGCGAGGGCGTCCACGGCACCGTCGGTCAGCTGGGCGGGGTCGACGCCGAGTACGCCACCGCCTGTGAGACCGCGGCCGGCGGTCGGCTGGCACACGTCGTCGTCGACGACGACGGCGTCGGCCAGTCGTGTATCGAGTACCTGAAATCGCGTTCGGCCGGGCGGGCGACCTTCCTGCCGATAACGCAGATGGGGAACCGGTCGCTGCCCTCGCTGCCGAACGAAGCGGGCGTCGTGGACTTCGCCTACAACCTCGTCGACTTCGACCCGGAGTACGCGGGCATCTTCTCGTACGTGCTCGGGGACACCGTCATCGTCGAGGACATGGCAACCGCCCGGGACCTGATGGGGAACTACCGCATGGTCACCCTGGAGGGCGACTTGGTCGAGAAGAGCGGCGCGATGACCGGGGGGTCGTCCTCGGGGACGCGCTACTCCTTCTCGGGCGGGGCCGGCCAGCTCGAACGGGTCGCGACGCGCATCACCGAACTGGAAGACGAGCGAGCGGACGTTCGCAGCGACCTCCGCGACGTGGAGGAGCGCCTCGACGACGCCCGGGACCGCGAGTCCGACGCCACCGAGCAGGTCCGTGACATCGAGAACGACATCGAGCAGACGGAGGGGGAGCTCGCGAGCAAGCGCGACCGAATCGAGACCCTCGAAGCGGCCATCGAGGAGATTTCCGACGACCGCGAGGCCGTGGCCGACGAGATGGACGAGCTCGAAGCCGACATCGAGACGGCCAACGAGGCTATCGCCGACATCGAGGCCGACATCGAGGAACTCGAATCGGAGGTCCAGGACTCCGAGCTACCCGCCCTCACCGACGAGCGCGAGGCGATTCGCGACGACATCGACGCGCTGGAGTCACGCGAGGACGACCTCGACGCGAAGCTGAACGAACTGCAACTGGAGAAACAGTACGCCGAGGACGCTATCGAGGAGCTTCACGACGACATCGAGGCCACGCAGAACCGCAAGGCCGAGAAGGAGGAGCGAATCGCGGAACTGGAGACGCGAGTCGCCGAGAAACGCGAGCGCAAAGCCGAGAAGGAGGCGTCCGTCGCCGACCTCGAAGAAGAGCTCGCCGAGCTCAAAGGCGAGCGCGAGGAGCTGCGCGAGGAGCTCCAGAGCGCAAAGGAGGCCCGCGACGAGCAGCAGTCACTGGTCACCGACGTCGAACGCGACCTCGAAGACGAGCGCGAAGACCGCGACCGGCTGGACTGGGAGATCGACGAACTCGAAGCCCAGGTCGGCGACTACGACCCCGAGGACGTGCCCGACCACGACACGGTCGAGTCCGAAATCGAACGGCTCACCGGCGAGATGGAGGCGCTCGAACCGGTCAACATGCGCGCGATAGAGGAGTACGACCGCGTGGCCGACGACCTCGCTGACCTAGAAGAGAAGAAGGGGACGCTCGTCGAGGAGGCCGACGGCATCCGCGAGCGCATCGACAGCTACGAACAGAAGAAGAAGGCGACGTTCATGGCGTCGTTCGACGAGATAAACGAGCAGTTCCAGGACATCTTCGAGCGGCTGTCGAACGGCACCGGCCACCTCCACCTGGAAGACGAGGACGACCCGTTCGAGGGCGGGCTGACGATGAAGGCCCAGCCCGGCGACAAGCCCATCCAGCGGCTGGCCGCGATGTCGGGCGGGGAGAAGTCACTGACCGCGCTCGCCTTCATCTTCGCCATCCAGCGCCACAACCCGGCGCCGTTCTACGCGCTCGACGAGGTCGACGCCTTCCTCGACGCGAAAAACGCCGACCTCGTGGGCGAGCTGGTCGACGAACTGGCCGGCGACGCCCAGTTCGTCGTCGTCTCCCACCGCTCGGCGCTGCTGGAACGCTCCGAGCGGGCCATCGGGGTTATGATGCAGGGCGACAACGTCTCGGCCGTGACCGGTATCGACCTCTCCGGGGACGGCCCCGACGAAGAGGACGAAGTGGTGGCAGACGACTGA
- a CDS encoding ScpA family protein → MPDMTDDIPLDITGHEDRERPAEQSDVDLLTGDAGVDGAESGAVPGSSGSDAATGDGEDDDAPEPVEVLVQLADDGEIDPWDIDVVQVTDKFLDAIDGSDLRTSGRALFYASVLVRMKSDAMLGTDEPEEEAVEPWERAMSGDDPIDEPDPFAALESEMDRRLERRRARGMPQTLDELVRDLREAERDNWWKESREYDTSGSPTGFQRGTQELDYRGADDMRLDDEPSAADVTGTAHGEQIDEIIEAVFAAVREQYDKGREEVLYREVEAAGGSRVETFLGLLFLAHRGRVVLQQDDLFGDLWIQDPAAAGGSEEALAD, encoded by the coding sequence ATGCCAGACATGACCGACGACATCCCGCTCGATATCACGGGCCACGAAGACCGCGAACGACCCGCCGAACAGTCCGACGTGGACCTGCTCACCGGTGACGCGGGTGTCGACGGGGCCGAGAGTGGCGCCGTACCCGGCTCCAGCGGAAGCGACGCCGCCACTGGGGACGGCGAGGACGACGACGCGCCCGAGCCGGTCGAGGTGCTGGTCCAGCTGGCCGACGACGGCGAGATAGACCCGTGGGACATCGACGTGGTGCAGGTGACCGACAAGTTCCTCGACGCTATCGACGGGAGCGACCTGCGCACCTCGGGTCGGGCGCTGTTTTACGCCTCCGTGCTCGTCCGGATGAAAAGCGACGCGATGCTGGGCACCGACGAGCCCGAGGAGGAGGCCGTCGAGCCGTGGGAGCGGGCGATGTCCGGCGACGACCCCATCGACGAGCCGGACCCGTTCGCGGCGCTGGAGTCGGAGATGGACCGCCGGCTGGAACGCCGCCGGGCCCGGGGGATGCCACAGACGCTCGACGAACTGGTCCGGGACCTGCGGGAGGCCGAGCGGGACAACTGGTGGAAGGAGTCCCGCGAGTACGACACCAGCGGCTCCCCGACGGGGTTCCAGCGCGGGACACAGGAGCTCGACTATCGGGGGGCCGACGACATGCGGCTGGACGACGAGCCCTCGGCGGCCGACGTGACCGGCACCGCCCACGGCGAGCAGATAGACGAGATAATCGAGGCCGTCTTCGCCGCGGTGCGAGAGCAGTACGACAAGGGCCGAGAGGAAGTGCTCTACCGCGAGGTCGAGGCCGCCGGCGGCTCGCGGGTGGAGACGTTCCTCGGCCTGCTCTTTCTGGCTCACCGCGGCCGCGTGGTCCTCCAGCAGGACGACCTCTTTGGCGACCTCTGGATACAGGACCCCGCCGCGGCGGGCGGCTCCGAGGAAGCGCTCGCGGACTGA